One stretch of Streptomyces hygroscopicus DNA includes these proteins:
- a CDS encoding LysR family transcriptional regulator: protein MDPHLLRTFVSVARCGSFSDAAHELGFTPAAVSEHIASLEADLRTSLLTRRPVMLTSAGARLLEHAGPLLLRLDAARADVERLSGSGAARLVVGASPLAMTPRIAAALDRVRQAHPAIRASLRILGRREIPAAVASGALDLGLIDGPATPADALPLPEVGPLTTVTVAEAPLVVALPTGHPLARRLGLRLADLADAHWLDAPDAAMPLAQLRAMSRSGGFRASLTYEGTDVRGLVALTAAGHGLALLPHPATKSAPGIVTAPLIAPRLVHRTELLHGPAVDGPARTLAAVVTGDRHRYG from the coding sequence ATGGACCCGCACCTGCTCCGCACGTTCGTCTCCGTGGCCCGCTGCGGATCCTTCTCCGACGCCGCCCATGAGCTGGGCTTCACCCCGGCGGCGGTCTCCGAGCACATCGCGTCCCTCGAAGCGGATCTGCGCACGTCACTGCTGACCCGGCGGCCGGTCATGCTCACCAGCGCGGGCGCACGGCTGCTGGAACACGCCGGTCCGCTGCTGCTGCGGCTGGACGCGGCGCGAGCCGATGTCGAGCGGCTGTCGGGGTCCGGCGCCGCCCGGCTGGTGGTGGGGGCCTCGCCGCTGGCGATGACCCCGAGAATCGCCGCGGCCCTGGACCGGGTGCGCCAGGCGCATCCGGCCATCCGGGCCTCGCTGCGGATCCTCGGCCGCCGGGAGATCCCGGCGGCGGTGGCGTCCGGGGCGCTGGACCTGGGACTGATCGACGGCCCGGCCACCCCCGCCGACGCCCTGCCGCTGCCCGAGGTGGGTCCGCTCACCACGGTCACGGTCGCGGAGGCCCCGCTGGTGGTGGCCCTGCCCACCGGCCATCCGCTGGCCCGCCGGCTCGGCCTGCGGCTGGCCGACCTCGCCGACGCCCACTGGCTGGACGCCCCGGACGCCGCCATGCCGCTGGCGCAACTGCGCGCGATGAGCCGCAGCGGCGGCTTCCGCGCCTCGCTGACGTACGAGGGCACCGATGTACGCGGCCTCGTCGCCCTCACCGCCGCGGGCCACGGCCTGGCCCTCCTCCCCCACCCCGCCACCAAGAGCGCCCCCGGCATCGTCACGGCCCCCTTGATCGCCCCCCGCCTGGTCCACCGCACCGAACTCCTCCACGGCCCCGCGGTGGACGGCCCGGCGCGGACGCTGGCGGCGGTGGTGACGGGGGATCGTCACCGGTACGGGTGA
- a CDS encoding aconitate hydratase translates to MSANSFDARSTLQVGDESYEIFRLDKVEGSARLPYSLKVLLENLLRTEDGANITADHIRALSNWDSQAQPSQEIQFTPARVIMQDFTGVPCVVDLATMREAVKELGGDPAKINPLAPAELVIDHSVIADKFGTNDAFAQNVELEYGRNKERYQFLRWGQTAFDEFKVVPPGTGIVHQVNIEHLARTVMVRGGQAYPDTLVGTDSHTTMVNGLGVLGWGVGGIEAEAAMLGQPVSMLIPRVVGFKLTGELKPGTTATDLVLTITEMLRKHGVVGKFVEFYGEGVAATSLANRATIGNMSPEFGSTAAIFPIDDETLNYLKLTGRSEQQVALVEAYAKQQGLWLDPAAEPDFSEKLELDLSTVVPSIAGPKRPQDRIVLAEAAEKFAQDVRAYLPVADLDEAGDESFPASDSPAVSNGVPTKPTLVTAPDGSTYEIDHGAVTVAAITSCTNTSNPYVMVAAALVAKKAVEKGLTRKPWVKTTLAPGSKVVTDYFDKAGLTPYLDKVGFNLVGYGCTTCIGNSGPLPDEVSKAVNEADLAVTSVLSGNRNFEGRINPDVKMNYLASPPLVVAYAIAGSMKVNITTDALGTDQDGKPVFLQDIWPTEAEVNDVVANAIGEDMFNKSYQDVFAGDAQWQALPIPTGNTFEWDAESTYVRKPPYFEGMTMETSPVQDIAGARVLAKLGDSVTTDHISPAGAIKADTPAGKYLTEHGVERRDFNSYGSRRGNHEVMIRGTFANIRLRNQIAPGTEGGFTRDFTQADGPVSFIYDASQNYQAAGTPLVILAGKEYGSGSSRDWAAKGTALLGVKAVIAESYERIHRSNLIGMGVLPLQFPEGASAESLGLTGEETFDVTGVTALNEGGIPETVKVKAGAVEFDAKVRIDTPGEADYYRNGGIMQYVLRSLIRK, encoded by the coding sequence GTGTCGGCGAACAGCTTCGACGCCCGCAGCACCCTGCAGGTGGGCGACGAATCGTACGAGATCTTCAGGCTGGACAAGGTCGAGGGGTCGGCCCGGCTTCCATACAGCCTGAAGGTTCTGCTGGAGAACCTGCTCCGCACCGAGGACGGCGCGAACATCACCGCCGACCACATCCGCGCCCTGAGCAACTGGGACTCGCAGGCCCAGCCCAGCCAGGAGATCCAGTTCACGCCGGCCCGCGTGATCATGCAGGACTTCACCGGTGTGCCCTGTGTGGTGGACCTCGCCACCATGCGTGAGGCCGTCAAGGAGCTCGGCGGCGACCCGGCGAAGATCAACCCGCTGGCCCCGGCCGAGCTGGTCATCGACCACTCCGTGATCGCCGACAAGTTCGGCACCAACGACGCCTTCGCCCAGAACGTGGAGCTGGAGTACGGCCGCAACAAGGAGCGCTACCAGTTCCTGCGCTGGGGCCAGACCGCGTTCGACGAGTTCAAGGTCGTCCCGCCCGGCACCGGCATCGTCCACCAGGTGAACATCGAGCACCTGGCCCGCACCGTCATGGTCCGGGGTGGCCAGGCGTACCCGGACACCCTCGTCGGCACCGACTCCCACACCACCATGGTCAACGGCCTCGGCGTGCTCGGCTGGGGCGTCGGCGGCATCGAGGCCGAGGCCGCGATGCTCGGCCAGCCCGTCTCGATGCTCATCCCGCGCGTCGTCGGCTTCAAGCTGACCGGTGAGCTGAAGCCCGGCACCACCGCCACCGACCTCGTGCTGACCATCACCGAGATGCTGCGCAAGCACGGTGTCGTCGGCAAGTTCGTCGAGTTCTACGGCGAGGGCGTCGCCGCCACCTCGCTCGCCAACCGCGCCACCATCGGCAACATGTCGCCGGAGTTCGGCTCCACCGCCGCGATCTTCCCGATCGACGACGAGACCCTGAACTACCTCAAGCTCACCGGCCGCTCCGAGCAGCAGGTCGCGCTCGTCGAGGCGTATGCCAAGCAGCAGGGCCTGTGGCTGGACCCGGCCGCCGAGCCGGACTTCTCCGAGAAGCTGGAGCTGGACCTGTCGACGGTCGTCCCGTCGATCGCCGGCCCCAAGCGCCCGCAGGACCGCATCGTGCTCGCCGAGGCGGCCGAGAAGTTCGCGCAGGACGTCCGTGCCTACCTCCCCGTGGCCGACCTGGACGAGGCCGGTGACGAGTCCTTCCCGGCCTCCGACTCCCCGGCCGTCTCCAACGGCGTGCCCACCAAGCCGACCCTGGTCACCGCCCCCGACGGTTCGACGTACGAGATCGACCACGGCGCCGTCACCGTCGCCGCGATCACCTCCTGCACCAACACCTCGAACCCGTACGTCATGGTCGCCGCCGCCCTGGTGGCCAAGAAGGCGGTCGAGAAGGGCCTGACCCGCAAGCCGTGGGTCAAGACCACCCTGGCCCCGGGCTCGAAGGTCGTCACCGACTACTTCGACAAGGCGGGCCTGACCCCCTACCTCGACAAGGTCGGCTTCAACCTCGTCGGCTACGGCTGCACCACCTGCATCGGCAACTCCGGCCCGCTGCCGGACGAGGTCTCCAAGGCCGTCAACGAGGCCGACCTCGCCGTCACTTCGGTGCTCTCCGGCAACCGGAACTTCGAGGGACGGATCAACCCCGACGTCAAGATGAACTACCTGGCATCCCCGCCGCTGGTCGTCGCGTACGCCATCGCCGGTTCGATGAAGGTGAACATCACCACGGACGCGCTGGGCACCGACCAGGACGGCAAGCCGGTCTTCCTGCAGGACATCTGGCCGACCGAGGCCGAGGTCAACGACGTCGTGGCCAACGCCATCGGCGAGGACATGTTCAACAAGTCCTACCAGGACGTCTTCGCGGGTGACGCGCAGTGGCAGGCCCTGCCGATCCCCACCGGCAACACCTTCGAGTGGGACGCCGAGTCCACCTACGTGCGCAAGCCCCCGTACTTCGAGGGCATGACCATGGAGACGAGCCCGGTCCAGGACATCGCGGGCGCCCGCGTGCTGGCCAAGCTGGGCGACTCGGTCACCACCGACCACATCTCCCCGGCCGGTGCGATCAAGGCCGACACCCCGGCCGGCAAGTACCTCACCGAGCACGGTGTCGAGCGTCGTGACTTCAACTCCTACGGCTCGCGCCGGGGCAACCACGAGGTCATGATCCGCGGCACCTTCGCCAACATCCGGCTGCGCAACCAGATCGCGCCCGGCACCGAGGGCGGCTTCACCCGCGACTTCACGCAGGCGGACGGCCCGGTCTCGTTCATCTACGACGCCTCGCAGAACTACCAGGCCGCCGGGACCCCGCTGGTCATCCTGGCGGGCAAGGAGTACGGCTCCGGCTCGTCCCGCGACTGGGCCGCGAAGGGCACCGCGCTGCTCGGCGTCAAGGCCGTCATCGCCGAGTCGTACGAGCGCATCCACCGCTCGAACCTCATCGGCATGGGCGTCCTGCCGCTCCAGTTCCCCGAGGGCGCCTCGGCGGAGTCGCTGGGCCTGACCGGCGAGGAGACCTTCGACGTCACCGGCGTCACCGCGCTCAACGAGGGCGGCATTCCGGAGACGGTCAAGGTCAAGGCCGGCGCGGTGGAATTCGACGCCAAGGTGCGCATCGACACCCCCGGTGAGGCGGACTACTACCGCAACGGCGGCATCATGCAGTACGTGCTGCGCTCGCTGATCCGCAAGTAG
- a CDS encoding GCN5 family acetyltransferase, producing MILRQLRDTDEDAEAAWEVVAAAFGDAAALAGKDGWPPGYIAEIHDRHRHLARTDPGGCWIALDDAGMPLGVALSARREGTWGLALLAVLPRAQRQGVGRELLAAALLYGRGCLRGIICGSEDPRAASTYRRAGFALHPAMRLRGTVGPETKERLSPPDGAVHEGVARHRDLLDSVDRRTRGGAHGADHELLLTQRRLLVVDDLAGSGYCYVAEDGKVELLAATSRRLAKRLLTAALLCLPEGTDARVAALTAEQQWAVDVGLEAGLELSTSGYVCLRGMPPPMPYIPSGTFL from the coding sequence ATGATCCTCCGCCAGCTACGCGACACCGACGAGGACGCCGAGGCCGCCTGGGAGGTGGTGGCCGCCGCCTTCGGGGACGCCGCCGCCCTCGCGGGCAAGGACGGATGGCCACCGGGGTACATCGCCGAGATCCACGACCGGCACCGGCATCTCGCCCGTACCGACCCGGGCGGCTGCTGGATCGCCCTGGACGACGCCGGTATGCCGCTCGGCGTGGCGCTGTCCGCGCGGCGCGAGGGCACCTGGGGGCTCGCGCTGCTCGCGGTGCTGCCCCGGGCCCAACGGCAGGGCGTGGGCCGTGAGTTGCTGGCCGCCGCGCTGCTGTACGGACGGGGCTGCCTGCGCGGCATCATCTGCGGATCGGAGGATCCGCGCGCGGCGAGCACCTACCGGCGTGCGGGATTCGCGCTGCATCCGGCGATGCGGCTGCGCGGCACCGTCGGACCGGAGACCAAGGAGCGGCTGTCCCCGCCCGACGGCGCCGTCCACGAGGGCGTGGCCCGCCACCGGGACCTGCTGGACTCGGTGGACCGCCGCACCCGGGGCGGCGCGCACGGCGCCGACCACGAACTGCTGCTCACCCAACGGCGGCTGCTGGTCGTGGACGACCTGGCGGGCAGCGGCTACTGCTATGTCGCCGAGGACGGCAAGGTCGAGCTGCTGGCCGCGACCTCGCGGCGGCTGGCGAAACGGCTGCTGACGGCGGCGCTGCTGTGCCTTCCGGAGGGCACCGACGCCCGGGTCGCGGCGCTGACGGCCGAGCAGCAGTGGGCGGTGGACGTGGGGCTGGAGGCCGGGCTCGAGCTGTCCACGAGCGGCTATGTGTGTCTGCGGGGCATGCCGCCGCCGATGCCCTACATCCCGTCCGGGACGTTTCTCTGA
- a CDS encoding alpha-1,2-mannosidase gives MPSRPLAALAAAALTAGLLATAAGAPASAAPPPTLVKDPAAYVDPLIGSSAGGNTFPGAVAPFGMLSWSPENTRGDATRTAAPGGYQYDATRVRGFSLTHMSGTGCAGGAGDIPFFPHVGEVTSSPAADTKDQVYASDFSHSDETAEPGRYKVSLASGAGAELTATARTGSARFSYPADKTASLLIRTSSSEVGSGDADLTIDPAHRTVSGSVTSGNFCGYLDPEGRRSYYTLHFTATFDTAFTAQGTWQDGTLRPGTTSAEGGSGGFGADGRPVAGKGSGGYLQFAPGTRRVGVKVGISYVGDKGARANLAAENPPRRGFDQVRTAAYDAWRRQLSAIRVGGGADADRTAFYTALYHSLLHPNVISDTDGRYRGSDGAVHRVSRGHRAQYGTFSGWDIYRSQLQLLTLLEPEAGSDIAQSLLNLAQQNGGVWDRWLQGASGTHVMNGDPSAAALAGIRAFGGGDFDLDAALDSLLKAATVPTEKDLSPAGKPIMSAGQRPSLDKYLKLHYMPSVSNAWGGAAETLEMSGADFALSQLARAAGRKDTADTFAHRAQWWQNNFNAAADPETGGYIANRKADGSWVTGFTPATGNGFVEGTSAQYTWMVPHNPAGLFAAMGGKDAAIKRLDAFFHDADGGWALTGKGGEKSELDNEPSINVPYLYAYAGQPYKTQETVRAAMRQLWTTKPDGIPGNDDLGEMSSWYVFSALGMYPQVPSRAELVLASPLFPRIEIDRGARDISIRAPQAAPGAPYVQSLKVNGRASDRPWLPESFVRHGGTLDYTLSDTPDRAWGASPSDAPPSFRDGEQPYQIGVGPTTGTLAPGESLTVKVAAVPVGEGDRPEVRFTTDAPDGLTASPASGTVGPDGTAEISLRAGKDTPEGFYDAKVTVTSQDTKVVQPITLTVAAPGTLLAAYNNTGATADDGEHDEGDYDGGGWSYSRQALAAAGLEPGAKGTTQGLDFTWPASPPGRPDNASTTGQTITLPESTGLSFIGSAVNGNQKATAKITYTDGSSDEAELAFTDWTVGGGGGTVQYGNVTLAKTGYRNISGGDKDVVDAYIFATKAFHAPEGKTVKSVTLPDNADLHVFAIARG, from the coding sequence ATGCCCTCAAGACCCCTGGCCGCCCTGGCGGCCGCGGCCCTGACCGCGGGGCTCCTCGCCACCGCGGCCGGCGCGCCCGCTTCGGCCGCTCCGCCGCCGACGCTGGTCAAGGATCCGGCGGCGTACGTCGATCCGCTGATCGGCAGCTCGGCCGGCGGCAACACCTTCCCCGGCGCCGTCGCCCCCTTCGGCATGCTGTCGTGGAGCCCGGAGAACACCCGCGGCGACGCCACCCGTACCGCCGCGCCCGGCGGCTACCAGTACGACGCCACCCGCGTCCGCGGCTTCAGCCTCACCCATATGTCCGGCACCGGCTGTGCGGGCGGCGCCGGGGACATCCCCTTCTTCCCCCACGTGGGCGAGGTCACCTCCTCACCCGCCGCCGACACCAAGGACCAGGTCTACGCCTCCGACTTCAGCCACTCCGACGAGACCGCCGAACCCGGCCGCTACAAGGTCTCCCTCGCCTCCGGCGCCGGGGCGGAGCTGACCGCCACCGCCCGTACCGGCTCGGCCCGCTTCAGCTACCCCGCGGACAAGACCGCCTCCCTGCTGATCCGCACCTCCTCCTCCGAGGTCGGCAGCGGCGACGCCGACCTCACCATCGACCCGGCGCACCGCACCGTCTCCGGCTCGGTGACCAGCGGCAACTTCTGCGGCTATCTCGACCCGGAGGGGCGCCGCAGCTACTACACGCTGCACTTCACCGCCACGTTCGACACCGCGTTCACCGCCCAGGGCACCTGGCAGGACGGCACGCTGCGGCCCGGCACGACCAGCGCCGAGGGCGGCTCCGGCGGCTTTGGCGCCGACGGCCGCCCGGTGGCGGGGAAGGGCTCCGGCGGCTATCTCCAATTCGCCCCGGGCACCCGCCGGGTGGGCGTCAAGGTCGGCATCAGCTACGTCGGCGACAAGGGCGCCCGGGCCAACCTCGCCGCCGAGAACCCGCCGCGGCGCGGCTTCGACCAGGTGCGGACCGCGGCGTACGACGCCTGGCGGCGGCAGCTGTCCGCCATCCGGGTCGGCGGCGGCGCGGACGCGGACCGCACCGCCTTCTACACCGCGCTCTACCACTCCCTGCTGCACCCCAACGTCATCAGTGACACCGACGGCCGCTACCGGGGCAGCGACGGTGCGGTGCACCGGGTGAGCCGGGGCCACCGGGCCCAGTACGGCACCTTCTCCGGCTGGGACATCTACCGTTCCCAGCTCCAGCTCCTCACCCTGCTGGAGCCGGAGGCGGGCTCCGACATCGCCCAGTCCCTGCTGAACCTCGCCCAGCAGAACGGCGGCGTCTGGGACCGCTGGCTCCAGGGCGCCTCGGGGACGCATGTGATGAACGGCGATCCGTCGGCCGCCGCCCTCGCCGGGATCCGTGCCTTCGGCGGCGGTGACTTCGACCTCGACGCCGCCCTCGACTCGCTTCTCAAGGCGGCCACCGTGCCGACGGAGAAGGACCTCAGCCCGGCGGGCAAGCCCATCATGTCGGCCGGCCAGCGGCCCTCCCTCGACAAGTACCTCAAGCTGCACTACATGCCGTCCGTATCCAACGCGTGGGGCGGCGCGGCCGAGACCCTGGAGATGTCCGGCGCGGACTTCGCCCTCTCCCAGCTTGCGCGGGCCGCGGGCCGTAAGGACACCGCCGACACCTTCGCGCACCGCGCCCAGTGGTGGCAGAACAACTTCAACGCCGCCGCCGACCCGGAAACCGGCGGCTATATCGCCAACCGTAAGGCCGACGGCAGTTGGGTCACCGGCTTCACCCCGGCCACCGGCAACGGCTTCGTCGAGGGCACCAGCGCCCAGTACACCTGGATGGTCCCGCACAACCCCGCCGGTCTCTTCGCCGCGATGGGCGGTAAGGACGCCGCGATCAAGCGCCTGGACGCCTTCTTCCACGACGCCGACGGGGGCTGGGCGCTCACCGGTAAGGGTGGCGAGAAGTCCGAGCTGGACAACGAGCCGTCGATCAACGTCCCCTATCTCTACGCGTACGCCGGGCAGCCGTACAAGACCCAGGAGACCGTGCGCGCCGCGATGCGTCAGCTGTGGACCACCAAGCCCGACGGCATCCCCGGCAACGACGACCTCGGCGAGATGTCCTCGTGGTACGTCTTCTCCGCCCTCGGCATGTACCCGCAGGTGCCCTCCCGCGCCGAACTCGTCCTGGCCTCGCCCCTCTTCCCGAGGATCGAGATCGACCGCGGCGCCCGGGACATCTCTATCCGCGCCCCGCAGGCCGCGCCCGGCGCGCCGTACGTCCAGTCGCTGAAGGTGAACGGGCGGGCGAGTGACCGGCCCTGGCTGCCGGAGTCCTTCGTACGGCACGGCGGCACGCTGGACTACACCCTGTCCGACACCCCGGACCGCGCCTGGGGCGCGTCCCCGTCCGACGCCCCGCCCTCCTTCCGCGACGGCGAGCAGCCGTACCAGATCGGGGTCGGGCCGACCACGGGCACGCTCGCCCCGGGCGAGAGCCTGACCGTGAAGGTGGCCGCCGTCCCGGTCGGCGAGGGCGACCGCCCCGAGGTGCGCTTCACCACCGACGCCCCCGACGGGCTCACCGCCTCACCCGCCTCCGGGACGGTGGGCCCGGACGGCACGGCGGAGATCTCCCTGCGCGCGGGGAAGGACACGCCCGAGGGCTTCTACGACGCGAAGGTGACGGTGACCAGCCAGGACACCAAGGTCGTCCAGCCGATCACGCTGACCGTCGCCGCCCCCGGCACTCTGCTCGCCGCGTACAACAACACCGGTGCGACCGCCGACGACGGCGAGCACGACGAGGGCGACTACGACGGCGGCGGCTGGAGCTACTCCCGCCAGGCCCTCGCCGCCGCCGGCCTGGAGCCGGGCGCCAAGGGCACCACCCAGGGCCTGGACTTCACCTGGCCCGCCTCCCCGCCCGGCCGTCCCGACAACGCCTCCACCACCGGCCAGACCATCACCCTGCCCGAGTCCACCGGCCTCTCCTTCATCGGCAGCGCGGTCAACGGCAACCAGAAGGCCACTGCCAAGATCACCTACACCGACGGCAGCTCGGACGAGGCGGAGCTGGCCTTCACCGACTGGACGGTGGGTGGCGGCGGCGGAACGGTCCAGTACGGGAACGTGACCCTCGCCAAGACCGGCTACCGCAACATCAGCGGCGGCGACAAGGACGTGGTGGACGCGTACATCTTCGCCACGAAGGCGTTCCACGCGCCCGAGGGCAAGACGGTCAAGAGCGTCACCCTGCCCGACAACGCGGATCTCCACGTCTTCGCGATCGCCCGCGGCTGA